The DNA window GAGTGGTCATTGTCGATTCCTGATAGGTGTTGCGGGTGGTACAGCCACAGAGCAAGAGCCGTTCCACCCACCCGAAAAGCGCCCGCAACCGCCAGCCCCCATGGCCTGTACCCGCTTTACGGCCTGGAGGCTTTGCCCCTCGGCCTGCTGGATGGTCAGCACCTTGTTGAACGGCTGTTGGCTGGCGAACACCTGCAAAACTGTTCGTCAGCGGACATCGCATGGATGCATGCTATTTCGAATAGATAATCAAGAATTAATAATATTTTGGAATATATATAGATGGAGGGTGAGTGAGGTGATACTGGACGAGGTCATTTTCCCTGCGGTGCTTTTTTCGTCGCCTCAGTCATTCCAAGGACTAGAAAACACTATGGACTCGTCACGTTTCCCCGAAATCATCAAGCAGATCTATAGCCTGGTTTCTGAGCTGGAAGCCATGTTCGAAGGAAGGCATTTCACGCCCGACGGGCATATGGTTGGCAGTATCGGGGAAGCCCTGGCCGCACATCATTACGGCTTGCAATTGCTTACCGCGTCGACCAAGGGGCACGATGCGATCAAGGATGGGAAACGAATCGAGATCAAGGCAACGCAAGGCGCGAGTGTGGCCTTCAGGTCGTCGCCAGAACATGCATTGGTTCTGAAAATAGACAAAGATGGCGGTTTCACTGAAATCTACAATGGCCCGGGTGAGTGCATATGGGCACAGTTCATGGGTAAAAAGCCGCCCAGTAATGGCCAGTTCCAGATCAGCCTTAAAAGACTTTGTGAGCTGAATGCGCTCGTCAAGGATGAGGCGCGCATCAAGCGTGTTGTAGTTTGACAATGGACTTCGGTAATGAGGTAAGGCTGGAAATCCTGGATACTGGAAGCTGGGATGGTTTACATAACGACGATGTTTCTTGGCAGCGATCCAGAATGGGAGGCGCTTCGATCAAACATCCTACGCACCGAACCCCGTAGCAGTGAGTCTGAATTAATGAAAAGAATTTTCTTGCTTATAACCGTGGCGCTGCTTGTTTCAAGTTGTGCCAATGTTGTCCGGCAGCCGGCCCAGGGCGATTACGCCGAAGTATACAGGCATGCCTACATGGCATTGCAGGAAGAAAAATGGCTTACATACAAGCAGTTGATGCGGGTGGTTATCGACAAGTCCACGGCAAGTGGTGCGCCTCCAGAACAGCGCGCCATTTTCTGGTATGAGTATGGGCGTGCTGCGGGCGTTGTATGTGACTGGAAAGATGCAGAGTTCGCGATGACCGTGGCCAAGAATATTGATACCAAGGTCGGAGGCCCGTCTCATGAGTCTCTCGGCGAGCTTGGAAGAATGAGTGTCGTCAGAAAGCAGTACGACAAAGCCGTTGGTTATTTCACCCTTGCTTTGCAGGAATTCACGAAATACCAAGAAGAAAATCCTGATAAGAAAATAACGAATCAGCTGGGCAATGCCAGGGTCATTGAAGACTATGCATATGCCCTTGAACAGGCGGGTGGACAGCAAGCGGATGTAGATAAGCTTCGTGAAAAAGCGGCGGAGATTCGTGAAAAATTCACCGGACAAGAGGGAGCGTATGAGAGTGTTACCCCGTACGGGACACAATGCAGTTCGTAGGCAGGGTATAGATGGGTATCGCTACGCTCAACCCATCCTACGAATGGGTTGAGCGGGGTGAAAGATCAGGCTTGTTCTTGGTTGAAGCGCATATGAATATGCACTCGATTTTCAGGTTGCCTCGACCGTTAATACCAACTTGTTTTCTCGAACTTCGACCTTGATCGGTTTATCGATCAGGAAGTTTGCCTTTTCCAGCCAATAGCCTTTGAGCAGGATAAAGGGCACTGCGGGCGGGGTCTTATGGGGTTCGTGTCGGCGGCGTTCGGCTGAATACTGGTAGTCGTAGAAACCGGGACGGACTTTGAGCTTGCGGTTTTTCATGAGCGGTTCCTTGTGCAATTTTCACGTTGCGAATTAATCCATTTGAAATGGCGGTCAGGAGGGTGAAAACAGCACAAGGCACTGCCCCAACTATTTCCTGCATGCAGGTGTTGTATTTGTTGGGCCTCCCGACCATATATCCCGGATTTCAGGCAAAAAGAAACCGCAAATACTTCCGGGGTGCGGTTTCGCCCACCTTGTGGAGTTTTCACGCTCCGAGCCGCCAGAATACGGACGCAAAGATTAGTGTCAAGGCAGGTCGGCCAACGTTGCCAAGTACGTCACATTTCAATTGAAAACGCCGCGCTCCCGGCATTGTTCGATTTGAAAACTGTGAACGGCTTCACAGCACTCATTGGCCCGAACGGGCAGCATTCGTCCTGTGTGCCAGATACACGGGACCGAGAAATGGCCCAGCCTTACGACGCCGGCTACAAGTTGCTGTTCTCCAACCCCGAGTTCGTGCGCGACCTGCTGCTGGGCTTCGTGCCGCAGGCGTGGGTGGGGCAGGTGGATTTCGACAGCCTGCAGATGCTCAACGGGCATTACGTCAGCGAGGACATGCAGGGGCGCTGCGAGGATATGGTGTGGCGCCTCCGCTTGGGGAAAGACGATTGGGTCTATCTGTACCTGCTGCTGGAATTCCAGTCCACGCCGGATCGCTTCATGGCCTTGCGGCTGCTGACCTATGTCGGGCTGTTCTGGCAGCAACTGGAAAAACAGGGGCAGTTGACCCGTGACGGGCGCTTGCCACCGGTATTGCCGCTGGTGCTCTACAACGGCTTGCGCCCCTGGCGACACTCCACCCGGCTAAGCGACGTATGCCACCCCGCGCCTCCTGGCCTGCAGGTATTTCAGCCAGGGTTCGACTACCTGCTGATCGACGAAAACCAGTACCCGGACAGCGAGCTGAATGGCCGGCAAAACCTGGTGGCGATGCTGATGCGCCTGGAGCAGGCACAGACACCGCAAGCGTTGAGGGTGATCGTCGATGAACTGCGCGGTTGGCTGACCCTGGATGACCAGACGCCCTTGCGCCGCAATATCACCCGGTGGATCATCGACCTGATCCGGCGGCGGGCATCGAATGGCCGGATTTCACCATTGAGCGACCTGACGGAGGTGAGCACCATGTTGGCGGAGCGTACGGAAACCTGGGCTGAGCACTGGGTGCAGGAAGGTATGGCGAAGGGGTTGGAGCAAGGCCGAAAATCACAGGCCGCCCTGCTGCAACGCCTTCTGGGCAAGCGCTTTGGCACCCTGCCTGATTGGGCTGTCCAGCGTGTCGAGGAGGCAAGCGTGGAGCAGATCGCCGCATGGGCCGAGGCGATCTTCGAGGGTGCCAGCCTGGATGTGCTGCTGGAGCCGGGTGAGGCGTAGAAAAGCGGCTGCCCACAGGCATTGGGCAAGCGATTTCCTGAGGTTGTACCGAGCGTAGATGGGGTGGCTTTCTGGCCGATGGCTGCCAAGCCCGATCGCCCTTTTCGTGCGGTCACGGCCTGGAAGAGAGCCAGGCAGCGGCCAGTATTGGCTCTTCATATATAGAGTGAGTCTATGGTTGAAATGTCGCGCTCTGAGCGTGGACTGGGCGGTGCTGATCGTTACTGCAGTCTATGCCGCAGTTCGTGGCGAAAAGTGGACGATATAAGCTTGGCAAAGCTTGCTTGAGCGGGCTTTAAAAGTTCCGCCGTCATAAATATTTTATATTTCATACGCAAGACAGAAATATTCCGCTGCCAGTCTGCAGCGCAACACGACAGGCATCCTGTGCCGTGTTGCCAATATTTAGACCTGACAGGGGAATTGCATGATTCGCAAATACTGTGCCGGCTTCGCCATGACTGCTTTGGCGGCCACCATTCCAGCAGTCTCTATGGCTGACGTTAGCATCTACGGTCGTGCCCATGTTTCCGTGGACTATCTGGACGACGGCGCCAAATACTCGGAAACAAACCTGTCCAGTAACTCCTCGCGTCTGGGCTTCAAGGGTGATCATGAGATCAACCCGAACCTGAAAGCCTTCTTCCAGATCGAGCAGGAAATTCGCTTCAACAGCCAAGGCAGCAGCAGCGATACCTTCAGCACCCGTGACACCTTCGTCGGTCTTTCCGGCAACTTCGGTGCCGTGCAGGTCGGTCGTTTCGACAGCCCGTTCAAAGTCGCCCGTGGCCCGGCCAACCTGTTCGGCGATCAGGTCGGTGATATCCGTAACCTGACCCGTGCTGGCGATGCTCGCTTCGATGAGCGTTACGACAACACCATCCAGTACACCACGCCTAACTTCAACGGTTTCACCGGTAACCTGGCCTACTCGCTGCACGAAGGCACGACCAACAGCAACGCCGCTGCCAACGATGACGACAGCTCCGTCAGCGCATCGGTGAACTACGTTGCTGGCGCTTTCGAAGGTGCCCTGGCTTACGAGAAGGTCGACGAAGACGCTTCGCGCGGCAAGCGTGACGGCGTACGCCTGGCCCTGGCCTACAAACTGACCAAGGAACTGAAGCTGGTCGGCTTCTACCAGACGGTCGATTACGAAGGTCGTAACGCCACCAAGGCCGTGCAGGATCAGAACACTGCCAACGTCTATGGCCTGGGTGGTGAGTTCGCGGTTGGCCCGAACACTGCGCTGAAAGCGACCTGGTTCACCCGCGACGTCGATGCCAAGAACTATGACAGCGACATGTGGGTCGTCGGTGTCGAGCACAAGCTGGACAAGGCCGTGCGCGTCTATGCCAACTACGCAGTCGTTTCCAACGACGACAACGTCAACCTGACGCCCTACAGGGAAGGCCGCAGCGCCAACCGCGCCAGCGGTGTCGATGCCCTCGGCAAAGATTCCAGCGGTCTGTCGGTAGGCCTGCGCTACGACTTCTGATCCTTTTCGATCAGTCGAGCAGTATCGAAAAAGCGGACCTTCGGGTCCGCTTTTTCATGCCCATTCGGTCATCAAAATGAAATACCTCGTTCATAGACTCGCTGGGCATTCACTGATACCGGCTCCGGTATTCAGTGCTCTATTTCTTCCGTGTTCCTCAAGGATATCCCCCATGCATCGCCTGCTTTTCATTGCTGTCGCTGGTCTGCTGAGCGCCTGTGCCCAGCAGGCCCCTGTCAAGCTGTACTCCGGCAATGACCTGCCGCCGGCCCAGGTGGTCCGCGTCGAGCTGCCGCAAACGCTGGAAGTGCTGAACATCAATGGCCAGCCCGCACCCGCTGCGAACCGCATGCTTGGCAACGGCAGCCGCGAACTGCACCTGAAGCCCGGCGAATACCGCATCAATACCTACTACAAGAACGGCTTCGACATCGACGGTGGCCTGAGCCACGAGATCGTGCGCAGCAAGAGCGCGACCTTCCACGTCAAGGGCCAGGCCGGAGACCTGTGGAAGCTGGAGTTCGACGAGCCGGAAAACCTGCTGCAAGCCCGTGAGCTGAAAACCCGCTTCACTGGCTGGGCCTCGAACACCCGTACCGGCGAGCGTGTAGCCACCGAGGCGGGCGGTGCCCAGGTGTCGCTGCTCACCCAGCTGCTCGGCAGTGGCGGCGGTGTGCCGGTTGCGGACGAAGCGGCGGTCGCGCCGCTGGAAGAACTCCGCCCGGCACCGCGCGTAGCGCCTACGGCCAGCAGCGCTGATGTTGCCTCCCGCACCCTGCCCCATGACGAAGCGGTGCTGACCACCCTGCAGCAGATCTGGCTGCTGCTGGGCGAAGACAGCCGCAAGACCTTCCTGGAGTGGGCGTCGCAGTGACCCTGAGTCGCTGACGGGTTGAGGCGCAACGCGCCGATACCCGTCGGGGTCGAGCACAGATGGCTCTCGCCGCGCTCGCCCCGCATGTGTCCCTTCAGCCGAACCCCCGCCCCAGGCCACTGGGCGCCAGGCCGGTCCAGCGCTTGAACGAACGCCGCAGGTTGGTGGTGTCGTTGAAGCACAGGTGCTGGGCCACTTCCTCGTTGGTGTAACCCTTGATCTGGTACAGGTACAGCGCCTGGTGCTTGCGCACCCGGTCGAGCTGTTCCTGGAAGTGGCTGCCGTGCTTCTGCAACTTGCGTTTGAAAGAAGCCGGGCTCATGCCGAAGGTGGCGGCGACCCGTTCCAGGTTCAGCGGCTGGCGGATGTGTTCCCGCAAGTGGTCGTAGAGGCGGTCGAGAAAGCTGTCCTGCCAACCCAGTTGCTCCAGGCGCTGCCGGCAGCGCTGGGCGCTGACCTGCTGGGCGGTGGCCGAGGCGCCGGGGCAGGGTTGGTGCAGGTACTGCCGGGGCAGGCTCATCAGCGTCAACTGGCTGGAGAAGCGTACGTCCTCGCCCAGGTGCACCCAGTATTGCTCCACATGCGTCGGCTCGGCGTGGGCGAATTGCAGGCGCCATGGCAGGCGCTGTCCGGACAGTTGCCGCGACAGGGCCAGGATCGCGGTCTGGCAGGCTTCCAGCAGGAAGCGCAACTGCGGGCCGGCGCCGCAACTGTCCAGCCAGTAGAGGTAGAGGTTGTGTTCGTCCAGCAACAGGCAAGGGCGCAGCAGCGGACTGAGCAGCGCGTGGCTGGCGCACAGGTGTTCCAGCGCCTGCAGCAGGTCGGTGGATTGCTGCAAGGCCAGGCTGGCCTCGCCGTAGTGGCCGGGCAGCAGGCGCTGGCCGTAGAGGAAGCTCAGGTCGTCGTCGCCCAGCAGGCGCTGGGCATTGGCGATCAATTGCAGGTATTGCAGGGGGCTGATGAGCGCCTGGCCGCTGGCGATGTCCTCGTAGAACAGGCCGCAGCCGCGCAGCAGGCGATGGCTGTCGATGCCCCGCGACAACGCCAGATCGATCAGCCCGGCAGGCTGGTCGTGGGCGGGGATGAAACGGCTGTCGCATTCGTACCACATGCTGCGTTCTCCCTTCTCATGCACAGCGCTGGAAGCGCTGTTTGGCCTGGGCCAGCGCCAGGTTGAGGCGCTTGAGCAGTTGCTCCGGCGCTTCTTCCAGGGCCATTGCCACCGCCACGCTGGCCTGCAGGTGCAGGCGTTCGCCGTGGCGCTGGCTCTTGTGCGCCAGGCTGGCGACCGCCTGTTGCAGCTCGTCGGCGAGTTGCTGCGCCTGGCGCTCGCCGGTCGCCGGCAGCAGGGCGATGAAGCGGTCGCCGGCCAGCCGGCACAGCAGGTCCTGCGGGCGCAGGTTGAGCAGCAGCACCTGCGCCACCGCCTGCAATACCTGGTCGCCCTCGGCCTGGCCGTAGCGCTGGTTGATGGCGTCGAAGTCGTCCAGGTCGATGGCCACCAGCGACAGCGGTAGGTTGTCCCGCTCGCTCTGCTCCAGCGCCATCTGCAATTGCTGGCGCAGGTACTGGGCGCTGCCCAGCGGCGTCAGGCGGTCGAACAGCCGGTGTTCGCGAAACAGCCGCTCGCGCTTGCTCATCTGTGCGCTGATGGCCTGTTGTTCCTGGTGCAGGTGGTAGATGCCGACGGTCATCAGCAGCAGGCCGATGGGCATCGGCGCGTTCTCCAGCCAGTTGTCCCAGAGCGCGTCATCGGGCAACCGGATGAATTCGTCGAGGACGTCCATCCACCAGGAGAAGGTGATGCAGCACAGGCCGAGGGCCAGCAGGCGCGTCACCCGTCCGGCGGGGCGGGCGCGCAATAGCATGATCAGCCAGACCAGCCAGATCAGCATCGAGCCGCCTTCGCCGAGCACGTCCAGCCACTTGATCGCGGCCCAGGGTTTGATCTGTCCGGCAGCCAGGTAGATGTGCAGCCCCAGGTTGGCGGCCAGCACCAGGCCGAGCAGGGTGAACAGGTGCAGGCGCAGGAAGGATTTCATCGCTGGAGCTCTCCGGGGCGCTGGGCTTCAGGCGTCTGGGCGCAGCGTCGCCCTCGGGGGTTGTGGGTGTCGGGCCATGAGCATGCACGCTGCCGATGACCCGCAGATGACGGTCGCTTACTTGTCGCGTGCGCTACAGGGCAGGCCGTCCGGTCCTTGATTGCCTTCGCAGGTGCGCGGCGGCAGCAGTTCCAGCGCGGGCTGGCGCAGGTACTTGTGACCGTCTTGGCGCACCAGGTCGAAGGCATCGTAGAGATGCCCGCCGACGGTGTAGCTGCGCACTTCCAGGCGTTCGGCGGTGACTTCCACGGTCTGGTAGAGCTGAGTGTCTTCGGCGCTGCGGTCCGGCTGGTCGGCGGCGCGGTCGTTGAGGCCGTACATCTTCGAGCCTGCCACCGACACCAGGTACACCGGGCCCTGCTGGGGTTCGCCGGCCTGGCGGCGCTGGCTGGCCTGCGCCTGGCCAGCGGGGTGGCTGAGGCGGCTGTAGCAGTGGTCGTGGCCTTGCAGCACCAGGTCCACGTCGTGGCGGTCGAGGATGGGTTTCCAGGCCTGTTTCAGTGGCTCGCTGTCTTCGGGGCGGGCGCAGGTGAACAACGGTTGGTGCACCACCACGATGTTCCAGCGCGCCTCGCTGCCTGCGAGCTGGGTGTCCAGCCAGCGGCCTTGACGCTCCAGGGTGCCGAGGTCGAGGGCCGAGGTGCCGTCGAGGACGATGAAGCGCACGCCCTGGTAGTCGACCCGGTAGCTGGTCTCGGCGGCGCCCTCGGCGCCGTTGCGCGGCAGGGCGAACTGCAGCGGCCAGTGCGGGCCGAGCAGGCGGGTTTCGTGACCCTGGTCGTCGAGGTGGTCGACGTATTCGTGGTTACCCACCGCCGGCAGTTGCGGGACCTGGGCGTAGTGGAAGCCGCCGGCCTGGCTCCATTCGCCCCATTCGTCGTCATGGGCGAGGTCGTCACGTTGCGACACCAGGTCGCCGGCATGCACCACCAGCGCCGGGTTGGCGGTGTTCTGCAGGGCCTGGCGCACGGTGCGCGAAGCGAGGGCGAGGATGTCGTTCTGCACGTCGCCCAGGTAGATGAAGCGGAACGGCGCGAAGCCGGCCTGGGCGGTGCGGAACTGCAACCACTCGCTCCAGCCGTCATGGCCTTTTACCCGGTAGACGTAGGCCTGGTCGGGCTGCAGGTCATCCAGGCGGACATGGTGATAGCGGGCGTCGCCGTTCTCGCTGCGCAGTGTGCGGGGCGTTTCGCCGGTGAGGGTCCTGGCGCGTTGGGCCAGCAGTGGGCCGTCCA is part of the Pseudomonas sp. ABC1 genome and encodes:
- a CDS encoding Rpn family recombination-promoting nuclease/putative transposase — translated: MAQPYDAGYKLLFSNPEFVRDLLLGFVPQAWVGQVDFDSLQMLNGHYVSEDMQGRCEDMVWRLRLGKDDWVYLYLLLEFQSTPDRFMALRLLTYVGLFWQQLEKQGQLTRDGRLPPVLPLVLYNGLRPWRHSTRLSDVCHPAPPGLQVFQPGFDYLLIDENQYPDSELNGRQNLVAMLMRLEQAQTPQALRVIVDELRGWLTLDDQTPLRRNITRWIIDLIRRRASNGRISPLSDLTEVSTMLAERTETWAEHWVQEGMAKGLEQGRKSQAALLQRLLGKRFGTLPDWAVQRVEEASVEQIAAWAEAIFEGASLDVLLEPGEA
- a CDS encoding SymE family type I addiction module toxin, translated to MKNRKLKVRPGFYDYQYSAERRRHEPHKTPPAVPFILLKGYWLEKANFLIDKPIKVEVRENKLVLTVEAT
- a CDS encoding DUF2057 family protein, with amino-acid sequence MHRLLFIAVAGLLSACAQQAPVKLYSGNDLPPAQVVRVELPQTLEVLNINGQPAPAANRMLGNGSRELHLKPGEYRINTYYKNGFDIDGGLSHEIVRSKSATFHVKGQAGDLWKLEFDEPENLLQARELKTRFTGWASNTRTGERVATEAGGAQVSLLTQLLGSGGGVPVADEAAVAPLEELRPAPRVAPTASSADVASRTLPHDEAVLTTLQQIWLLLGEDSRKTFLEWASQ
- a CDS encoding GGDEF domain-containing protein, with product MKSFLRLHLFTLLGLVLAANLGLHIYLAAGQIKPWAAIKWLDVLGEGGSMLIWLVWLIMLLRARPAGRVTRLLALGLCCITFSWWMDVLDEFIRLPDDALWDNWLENAPMPIGLLLMTVGIYHLHQEQQAISAQMSKRERLFREHRLFDRLTPLGSAQYLRQQLQMALEQSERDNLPLSLVAIDLDDFDAINQRYGQAEGDQVLQAVAQVLLLNLRPQDLLCRLAGDRFIALLPATGERQAQQLADELQQAVASLAHKSQRHGERLHLQASVAVAMALEEAPEQLLKRLNLALAQAKQRFQRCA
- a CDS encoding metallophosphoesterase family protein, which gives rise to MHHRTLLAGLIAACLFSHSLSAATPELPRTPGLPYQVSGLADRIVLTPGADPSRQMAISYRTDARQTVSEIQLAPALDGPLLAQRARTLTGETPRTLRSENGDARYHHVRLDDLQPDQAYVYRVKGHDGWSEWLQFRTAQAGFAPFRFIYLGDVQNDILALASRTVRQALQNTANPALVVHAGDLVSQRDDLAHDDEWGEWSQAGGFHYAQVPQLPAVGNHEYVDHLDDQGHETRLLGPHWPLQFALPRNGAEGAAETSYRVDYQGVRFIVLDGTSALDLGTLERQGRWLDTQLAGSEARWNIVVVHQPLFTCARPEDSEPLKQAWKPILDRHDVDLVLQGHDHCYSRLSHPAGQAQASQRRQAGEPQQGPVYLVSVAGSKMYGLNDRAADQPDRSAEDTQLYQTVEVTAERLEVRSYTVGGHLYDAFDLVRQDGHKYLRQPALELLPPRTCEGNQGPDGLPCSARDK
- a CDS encoding porin; translation: MADVSIYGRAHVSVDYLDDGAKYSETNLSSNSSRLGFKGDHEINPNLKAFFQIEQEIRFNSQGSSSDTFSTRDTFVGLSGNFGAVQVGRFDSPFKVARGPANLFGDQVGDIRNLTRAGDARFDERYDNTIQYTTPNFNGFTGNLAYSLHEGTTNSNAAANDDDSSVSASVNYVAGAFEGALAYEKVDEDASRGKRDGVRLALAYKLTKELKLVGFYQTVDYEGRNATKAVQDQNTANVYGLGGEFAVGPNTALKATWFTRDVDAKNYDSDMWVVGVEHKLDKAVRVYANYAVVSNDDNVNLTPYREGRSANRASGVDALGKDSSGLSVGLRYDF
- a CDS encoding AraC family transcriptional regulator produces the protein MWYECDSRFIPAHDQPAGLIDLALSRGIDSHRLLRGCGLFYEDIASGQALISPLQYLQLIANAQRLLGDDDLSFLYGQRLLPGHYGEASLALQQSTDLLQALEHLCASHALLSPLLRPCLLLDEHNLYLYWLDSCGAGPQLRFLLEACQTAILALSRQLSGQRLPWRLQFAHAEPTHVEQYWVHLGEDVRFSSQLTLMSLPRQYLHQPCPGASATAQQVSAQRCRQRLEQLGWQDSFLDRLYDHLREHIRQPLNLERVAATFGMSPASFKRKLQKHGSHFQEQLDRVRKHQALYLYQIKGYTNEEVAQHLCFNDTTNLRRSFKRWTGLAPSGLGRGFG